A genomic stretch from Candidatus Hydrogenedentota bacterium includes:
- a CDS encoding phenylalanine--tRNA ligase subunit beta gives MKVSLNWLKEFVDIDLGVDDLAHRLTMLGLEIESVERPGAEISKVYVGKILDIRPHPDADKLVVCQTDVGQGAPLQIVCGAKNMKAGDLVPTAVVGATLPGAFEIGRRKMRGVESQGMMCSARELGLGKDHDGLLILSQDMPIGADAVALLGLDDAIFEIEVTPNRGDWAGMIGVARELAAYFDRPLRLPDTSVAESDPDVATLSSVTVDEPELCRRYIGRVITDVKPRQTPLWMAQRLTHAGQRLVNPVVDITNYVLLETGHPLHAFDYDKLAEHRIVVRRARAGENIRTIDGEVRTLRDDMLVIADANSPVAIAGVMGGMDSEVGESTQRILLESAWFEPSSIRRTAKALAMNTEASQRFQRGADLDMAAYAADRAAGLLSEICSGSVARGTLDAYPNPIASRTVSVRFSRTNALLGTNLDGANQCSILKRLHFALAESNGESAAFNVPTWRHDVTREVDLIEEIARLYGYENIPATVPRVRKSDTVFAPKEVATRALRRRLVAMGLTELLSLTFSSEQEIRAAGLDSERGQIVRLQNPLSETSSTLRVSLIPSLLNVASLNVRRGTDRIRAFELGHVYLANPGQQLPQERARLGIVLSGAREESFWGSDESQVDIFDLKGILESIFDDMGATVDWDTKPQPAFESGYSGVANVGNSVIAWYGKINKSILNELDIGQDVFLAEIDLEYVLETRPEPRVFEAPSAFPPSRRDIAVVLDSAIPGRDILRVARNSGGKLLAQIEIFDIFTGKSIQPGKKSVALRLVFQSNEKTLTDKDTQKAWESILKALEKEFNATLR, from the coding sequence ATGAAAGTTTCACTGAATTGGCTGAAAGAGTTTGTTGACATTGATCTCGGTGTCGACGATCTTGCACATCGCCTCACGATGCTCGGCCTCGAAATCGAGTCCGTCGAACGTCCCGGCGCCGAGATCTCAAAGGTGTACGTCGGCAAGATTCTCGATATAAGACCGCATCCCGACGCCGATAAATTGGTCGTCTGCCAAACGGACGTTGGTCAAGGAGCGCCGCTCCAAATTGTTTGCGGCGCGAAGAACATGAAAGCCGGCGATCTCGTGCCGACTGCGGTTGTCGGCGCGACGCTTCCCGGCGCGTTTGAGATTGGCCGCAGGAAGATGCGCGGGGTCGAGTCTCAGGGCATGATGTGTTCGGCGCGGGAATTGGGACTAGGGAAGGACCACGACGGCCTGCTCATCCTCTCCCAAGACATGCCCATCGGCGCAGACGCAGTCGCGCTACTGGGTCTTGACGATGCAATCTTCGAGATCGAAGTCACGCCGAACAGGGGCGACTGGGCCGGGATGATAGGCGTGGCGCGCGAGTTGGCCGCGTACTTCGACCGTCCGTTGCGTCTGCCGGATACGTCGGTTGCCGAGTCCGATCCAGACGTCGCGACGCTAAGCTCCGTCACAGTAGACGAACCTGAACTCTGCCGGCGGTATATCGGTCGTGTCATCACTGACGTGAAGCCGAGGCAGACACCCCTTTGGATGGCCCAGCGCCTGACGCACGCCGGCCAGCGCTTGGTAAATCCGGTCGTCGACATTACCAACTATGTCCTCCTCGAAACGGGCCATCCACTGCACGCATTTGATTACGACAAGCTGGCGGAACACCGGATCGTCGTGCGGCGGGCACGCGCGGGCGAAAACATCAGGACGATCGACGGCGAAGTCCGTACGCTTCGCGACGACATGCTCGTGATTGCGGATGCGAATTCACCGGTTGCGATCGCCGGTGTCATGGGCGGAATGGATAGCGAAGTGGGGGAGAGCACGCAGCGAATTCTCCTGGAAAGCGCCTGGTTCGAGCCATCGAGCATCCGCAGAACCGCAAAGGCGCTCGCGATGAACACGGAAGCGTCGCAACGCTTCCAGCGCGGCGCCGACCTCGACATGGCCGCCTACGCCGCGGATCGCGCGGCAGGGCTTCTCAGCGAAATCTGCTCGGGAAGCGTTGCACGTGGAACCCTCGACGCATACCCCAACCCAATCGCGAGCCGGACCGTATCTGTACGATTCTCGCGCACGAATGCGCTTTTAGGAACCAACTTGGACGGCGCAAATCAGTGCTCGATTTTGAAGCGCCTACATTTTGCGCTGGCCGAATCAAACGGCGAGAGCGCGGCGTTTAACGTCCCAACCTGGCGGCATGACGTGACTCGGGAGGTGGACCTAATCGAGGAGATCGCGAGGCTTTACGGATACGAGAACATTCCCGCCACCGTCCCGCGTGTGCGCAAGTCCGATACGGTTTTTGCGCCCAAAGAGGTGGCTACTCGCGCACTCCGCAGGCGCTTGGTGGCGATGGGCCTCACCGAACTCTTGAGCCTGACGTTCAGCTCTGAGCAGGAAATCCGTGCCGCCGGGCTCGACTCTGAGAGGGGACAAATCGTCCGACTTCAAAACCCCCTCAGCGAAACGTCGAGCACCCTGCGCGTCAGCCTGATACCTAGCTTGTTGAACGTCGCCTCGCTTAATGTTCGTCGCGGGACCGACCGAATCCGGGCCTTCGAACTCGGCCATGTCTATCTCGCGAATCCCGGGCAGCAACTTCCGCAGGAGCGTGCGCGACTGGGAATCGTTCTTTCCGGTGCGCGCGAGGAGTCATTCTGGGGATCGGATGAAAGCCAAGTTGACATCTTCGACCTGAAGGGTATTCTAGAATCCATTTTTGACGATATGGGGGCGACCGTAGACTGGGATACTAAACCACAGCCAGCTTTTGAAAGCGGTTACTCCGGCGTGGCTAACGTCGGAAATTCTGTCATTGCATGGTATGGCAAAATTAACAAGTCCATACTGAATGAACTTGACATTGGACAAGATGTATTCCTGGCGGAAATCGATTTGGAATACGTGCTCGAGACACGACCAGAACCACGTGTTTTCGAGGCCCCGTCGGCCTTCCCGCCGTCGCGACGCGACATTGCCGTCGTGCTGGATTCTGCCATACCCGGCCGCGACATTTTGCGCGTGGCAAGAAACTCCGGCGGTAAACTGCTGGCCCAAATTGAAATCTTTGACATTTTCACCGGAAAGTCCATCCAGCCGGGCAAGAAAAGCGTCGCGCTGCGTCTCGTCTTTCAGTCAAACGAAAAGACCCTGACCGATAAGGACACGCAAAAGGCATGGGAGAGCATTCTCAAGGCGCTCGAGAAAGAATTCAACGCGACGCTCCGCTGA
- the pheS gene encoding phenylalanine--tRNA ligase subunit alpha, producing MLDSIDQIRDGALAEIAAAASSRDAEELRVKYLGRKGALTGLLRGVSDAPADQRPALGKAANELKNLLTAALDDRAKALAEAEAGAKDRSDLPDLSLPGRRPARGHMHLVSQVTDEIIEILSELGFQVATGPEVETEYYNFDSLNTPDDHPARDSHDTFFVAPGVVLRTHTSPVQMRVMERTQPPVAIVAPGRVYRVDADSTHSPMFYQVEGLLVDEGVSFADLKGTLMHFLKRLLGGSVQVRFNPHFFPFTEPSAEIHVKWTSTRGGQTQERLLEIGGCGMVHPRVFEYAGYDYERYTGFAFGMGVERIAMARHQINSIHHFYEGDLRFLEQF from the coding sequence ATGCTCGATTCGATTGACCAAATTCGTGACGGGGCACTGGCGGAGATCGCGGCCGCGGCTTCCAGCCGTGACGCGGAGGAACTGCGTGTCAAGTACCTCGGGCGAAAAGGCGCCCTGACGGGCCTATTGCGCGGGGTCAGCGATGCACCAGCGGACCAGCGGCCCGCGCTCGGCAAGGCGGCAAACGAACTCAAGAATCTCTTGACCGCCGCGTTGGATGACCGGGCAAAGGCGCTTGCCGAAGCAGAAGCAGGCGCGAAAGATCGGTCGGACCTGCCGGACCTCTCGCTTCCCGGACGGCGGCCGGCCCGCGGGCACATGCACCTCGTGTCGCAAGTAACAGACGAGATTATCGAAATCCTTTCGGAGCTTGGTTTTCAGGTCGCCACAGGTCCCGAGGTCGAAACCGAATACTACAATTTTGACAGCCTCAATACCCCCGACGACCATCCCGCTCGGGATTCCCATGACACCTTCTTCGTCGCCCCCGGCGTAGTCCTGCGCACGCACACATCACCGGTCCAAATGCGCGTGATGGAGCGGACCCAGCCGCCCGTCGCCATCGTCGCGCCGGGACGCGTTTATCGCGTGGACGCAGACTCGACCCACAGTCCCATGTTCTATCAGGTCGAGGGTCTGTTGGTCGACGAAGGGGTCAGCTTCGCGGACCTCAAAGGGACGCTGATGCACTTCCTGAAGCGCCTTTTGGGAGGAAGCGTGCAAGTACGGTTCAATCCGCATTTCTTCCCGTTCACCGAACCGTCCGCGGAGATTCACGTGAAATGGACGTCAACCCGTGGCGGCCAAACGCAAGAGCGCTTGCTGGAAATCGGGGGATGCGGCATGGTCCACCCCCGCGTTTTCGAGTATGCGGGGTACGACTACGAGCGGTACACCGGGTTCGCGTTCGGGATGGGTGTCGAGCGAATTGCGATGGCGAGGCACCAAATCAACAGTATCCACCACTTCTACGAGGGTGATTTGCGCTTCTTGGAGCAGTTCTAG
- a CDS encoding YggS family pyridoxal phosphate-dependent enzyme, giving the protein MRGSIADNLRRIQDRITNAMARAGRSGEPPTLVAVTKSVGLSEIGELRRLGVTHFGENRVKPAETKIDGCGPGVSWHMIGTVQRRKAKDVVRIFDFVDAVDRVELAAELAVRAAERRIVLPVLLEVNVSGEESKHGFTPAELSSALDQVRTFDSLKVEGLMTMAPLHDDVERTRPVFAGLCALANRLGLRRVSMGMSNDFEVAIEEGSTEVRIGTALFE; this is encoded by the coding sequence GTGCGCGGATCCATTGCCGACAACCTGCGCCGAATTCAGGATCGCATTACGAATGCGATGGCACGTGCGGGCAGATCAGGCGAGCCGCCGACCCTTGTCGCCGTAACGAAAAGTGTCGGCTTGAGCGAAATCGGCGAACTCCGTAGGCTGGGCGTAACACACTTTGGCGAGAACCGCGTCAAACCGGCTGAAACGAAGATCGACGGCTGTGGCCCCGGCGTGTCCTGGCACATGATCGGTACTGTCCAGCGACGAAAAGCCAAGGACGTCGTGCGGATTTTCGATTTTGTGGATGCGGTAGACCGCGTCGAACTCGCCGCGGAACTGGCCGTGCGCGCGGCGGAGAGGCGAATCGTCCTGCCGGTACTCCTGGAAGTGAATGTATCCGGCGAGGAGTCGAAGCACGGTTTCACCCCCGCGGAACTGTCGTCCGCTCTGGATCAAGTCCGCACGTTCGACTCGCTCAAGGTGGAAGGGTTGATGACGATGGCGCCGTTACACGACGACGTGGAACGTACACGGCCCGTGTTTGCCGGCTTGTGTGCGCTTGCCAACCGATTAGGGCTCCGCCGGGTCTCGATGGGAATGTCGAACGATTTCGAGGTCGCCATCGAGGAAGGGTCTACTGAAGTGCGCATCGGGACCGCCCTATTTGAATGA
- a CDS encoding ABC transporter permease, translating into MGFGGVSSIALYTWREGMRKKTLIGFLILSILVIFGSQFFTAFLTTTTAEGSQSELDIKLIKDICVTTISIFGMLITIFVSASVVPTEVDNKVVYTVLSKPVRRFQYLLGKFLGVQIIILINLALMGGLFFFALYLKENVLPTLLLYSILLTYFQFLIVSAFTFAISCTANSAVLPTIGGLFIYITGNLTEYLKDVADRSGQTESMLDSLIGNTASGLYYVLPNLQLFDLKDQILYLASNDAPKDTIFSQLIVYGFVYGLAGYLMSYWIFRRKEL; encoded by the coding sequence ATGGGTTTCGGCGGCGTCTCCAGTATCGCGTTGTACACGTGGCGCGAAGGTATGCGGAAGAAGACCCTGATCGGCTTCCTGATCCTGAGCATCCTCGTCATCTTCGGGTCCCAATTTTTCACGGCCTTCCTCACAACGACCACCGCGGAGGGCAGTCAGTCCGAACTGGACATTAAGCTCATTAAAGACATCTGCGTTACGACCATCTCGATTTTCGGGATGCTCATAACGATCTTCGTGTCCGCGTCCGTCGTGCCGACCGAAGTGGACAACAAAGTGGTTTACACCGTGCTCTCGAAACCCGTGCGCCGGTTCCAGTATTTGCTCGGAAAATTCCTCGGCGTGCAGATAATCATTTTGATCAATCTGGCCTTGATGGGCGGGCTGTTCTTCTTTGCGCTGTACTTGAAAGAGAACGTGCTGCCGACCCTGCTGCTCTATTCGATTCTGTTGACGTACTTTCAGTTCCTTATCGTTTCCGCCTTCACATTTGCCATTTCGTGTACGGCGAATTCGGCCGTACTGCCGACGATTGGCGGCCTCTTCATCTACATCACCGGCAACTTGACGGAATACCTGAAGGACGTTGCCGACCGTTCCGGCCAGACCGAAAGCATGCTCGATTCCCTGATCGGAAATACCGCAAGTGGTCTGTACTACGTCTTGCCGAATCTTCAACTCTTCGACCTCAAGGACCAAATCCTGTACCTCGCGTCCAACGATGCTCCCAAGGACACCATCTTTTCGCAGTTGATCGTCTACGGTTTCGTGTACGGGTTGGCCGGCTATTTGATGTCCTACTGGATATTCCGCCGCAAGGAGCTGTAG
- a CDS encoding ABC transporter ATP-binding protein gives MSAVIETNHLTKVYEGAVRGQDVHALNDLTIAVHEREIFGYLGPNGSGKTTTIKMLLSLIFPTSGTIKIMGSDDIDNPDIKRKIGYLPEGAYYPDFLRGEEILRFYGSLYGLSGKDLNRRVDETLETVGMTRARKRLLRGYSKGMRQRIGLAQALLSDPQVLILDEPTTGLDPVARKEMRDLLVQLRAQGKSLLISSHELLEVELISDRVGILYEGVLQTMGTINDLLTDRDMTIDVTGITEAAIKKLAERGLAAEDVVDSRARMRVPPAMSLYDALDLLKAESVSIASVAPRRETLEELFVRVVGDAKAKKEGKK, from the coding sequence GTGTCTGCCGTTATTGAGACGAACCACCTGACAAAAGTGTATGAAGGCGCAGTGCGGGGACAAGACGTCCACGCCCTCAACGACCTTACCATTGCCGTTCACGAACGCGAGATTTTTGGGTACCTCGGCCCAAACGGCTCTGGAAAGACGACGACGATCAAGATGTTGCTCAGCTTGATCTTCCCGACGTCGGGAACGATCAAGATCATGGGAAGCGACGACATCGACAACCCCGATATCAAGCGCAAGATCGGGTACCTTCCCGAAGGCGCGTACTATCCCGATTTCCTGCGCGGCGAAGAAATCCTCCGGTTCTATGGGAGTTTGTACGGCCTGAGCGGCAAGGATCTCAATCGCCGCGTGGACGAGACGCTCGAAACGGTGGGAATGACGCGCGCGCGCAAGCGCCTGTTGCGCGGTTATTCGAAGGGCATGCGCCAGAGAATCGGATTGGCACAGGCGCTGTTGAGCGATCCGCAGGTCTTGATCCTCGACGAACCGACCACGGGCCTCGATCCCGTTGCCCGCAAGGAAATGCGCGATCTGCTTGTCCAATTGCGCGCGCAGGGGAAATCGCTGCTGATCTCGAGCCACGAGCTTCTCGAAGTCGAATTGATTAGCGACCGCGTCGGAATCCTATATGAGGGCGTGCTGCAAACGATGGGCACGATTAACGATCTGCTGACCGACCGCGACATGACCATCGATGTCACCGGCATTACGGAGGCCGCGATCAAGAAGCTGGCCGAACGCGGCCTCGCCGCGGAAGATGTCGTCGATAGCCGCGCGCGGATGCGCGTGCCACCGGCAATGTCCTTGTACGACGCGCTCGACTTGCTCAAGGCCGAGAGTGTTTCCATCGCGAGCGTTGCGCCGCGCCGCGAAACGCTCGAGGAACTCTTTGTTCGCGTGGTTGGCGACGCAAAGGCGAAAAAGGAAGGGAAGAAGTAG